The DNA window TGAAAAAGCGGCTGCGGATAAAGCGGAAGCTGAACGTTTAGCAAAAGAAAAAGAAAAAGCGGATGCCATTGCGAAAGCAAAAGCGGATGCAGAAAAAGCAGCTGCAGACTTAGCAGAAAAAGAAAGATTGGCGAAGGAAGCCGAACTAAAAGCACTTCAAGCAAAATATGAGAGCGCATTGGCGAAAGGAGATTCTTGTGTAAAAGCGAAAAATTACGAATTGGCTAAAACAGCATATTTGAATGCGGGATCATTAAAACCAAAAGAGGAGACACCCGGAAATAAACTGAAAGAATTAGATGCGTTGATGGAGACAGAAAAACGCTCTCAATACACTAACGAATTGGCAAAAAAATATCCGCAAGGTGTAACTGAAGAAGTGAGTAAAGAAGGAAATGCGAAAGTGACTACACGCATAGTTGTAAAAGGTAATACAGGTGATAAATACGTAAGGAAAGAAACGAGTTTCGGAGCAGTGTATTATTTTAAAAATGATGTTACTATTACGGAAGCAGAGTATTTAAAAAATACAGAAGGGAAGAAATAGATTTTCTTAACGGTTTGCTCCTTTAATCTCAACACTCTTACTAAGCTGTCATCCCGTGCCACGACACGGGATCTCATGTCGCTACTTCTCCGTTATTTCAAATGACCAGTCAACTGCTAAATCTAGCAACTCGGAGTTCATTGTTTTAATTAGCTCAAACTTCCACTCTCGTTTCCATTCTTTTAATTGCTTTTCTCTTTTTATAGCGTCTATAATCTTATCAAATACTTCATAATATAAAAGTTCAGAAATATTATACTTCTTGGTAAAAGCTGAACCAGTTCCACTTTTGTGTTCAGCCATTCTTCTCTCTAAATCATTTGTTATACCAATGTATAAGACTGTTCTATTTTTGTTTGATAGTATATAAACGTATGCATTGTTAAGATTCATATTGATTTACTAATTGGCAGATCCCGTGTCGTGGCACGGGATGACGATTAGGAGAAAGAGTCTTCTCCGATAATAACAATTATGCTAATTCAACTTATACTCCAACCCATTCTCTTTCAACAAGTCCAGTAGATCGTTATTCGGATTGACTTTTATCTTTTTGGCCGGCATCACCACAGCAATATTTTCTTCGGTATCAAACACTCTGAATTGAAGTGTGCAATTGCGATTTTCCACAACACTGTTCTTCGCAATAATCTCATTTATTTTATTCATGAACTCTTCGTTCAATTCTTTTAATGAAACATTCACAGTTAAACTTCTCGCCATCTTATCACGCAACTCTGATAACAATTGAATGTTGCTTACTTTATATTCAAAGTTTCCTGAATTGCGGAAGCGTTCCGAAATTTTTCCTTTTACATACAGAAACAATCCGTTAACCATGTATTGTTTAAACTTCACATAATCCTCACCAAAAAAGGCCATTTCCGCTGATTCATTATAATCTTCAATCGTAATTTTCCCCCAAGGATTTCCGGTTTTAGTAACACCATTGTGAACATTAGTAACAATACCACCCAGCGTTAATTCCTTGTTTTTATTTTCTTCGATTTTTTTAATGTCGGCTAAGGTATGAGGACAAAAATTATCCATTTCTAACTTATAGGTATCCAAAGGATGTCCAGAAATAAAGAAACCCACAACATCCTTTTCATTTTTTAATTGTTCGAGGTTACTCCAGGCTTCACATACTGGAATCTTTGGTTCCGGCATATCTATCGCTGAGTCTTCGCCAAACAAGGATACTTGAGCAGAATTTTCTCCATCCTGATGTGAACTTCCGTAACGAATTACTTTCTCCAAGAAATTTCCATTGTCGTTTCCTTCCACATGAAAATAAGTTGCACGATGAATTCCGAATGAATCCAAACCACCTGCATTCGCTAAACTTTCAAATGTTTTTTTATTGGCTGCACGTAAATTGATTCTTCGCACAAAATCAAATACAGATTTGTAAGGACCATTTGCATTTCGTTCTTCCACAATCGAAATAACTGCTGCCTCCCCTACTCCTTTCACAGCGCCCATTCCAAAACGAATTTGTCCGCTCTTATTTACCGCAAACGCATACGCACTTTCATTCACATCCGGACCGAGAACAGGAACACCCATTCTGCGACACTCATCCATGAAGAAGGTGATTTTATCAATGTTGCTTAAGTTATGTGTTAAGACAGACGACATATACTCGCCTGGATAATGTGCTTTTAAATATGCTGTTTGAAATGCAACGAGTGCATAACAAGTAGAATGCGATTTATTGAAGGCGTATTGTGCAAACTTTTCCCAATCCACCCAAATTTTCTCTAGCTTATCAGCAGGCAAACCTTTTTCGGTTGCGCCATCCATAAACTTGCTCTTCATTTTATTGAGAGTGTAGATATCTTTCTTTCCCATTGCCTTTCGCAACACATCCGCATCACCTTTGGAAAAGCCTGCGAGTTTTTGCGAGAGCAACATTACTTGCTCTTGGTAAACGGTAATACCATACGTATCTGCAAGATATTCTTCCATCTCCGGTAAATCGTACGAGATGGTTTCTCTACCGTGCTTACGAGCAATGAAGTTCGGAATGTATTCAATCGGACCTGGACGATACAAAGCGTTCATGGCAATCAAATCCGCAAACTTATCAGGTTTTAAATTGATCAAATGTTTTTGCATTCCGGCACTTTCAAACTGGAATGTACCGTTGGTATCGCCACGTTGGTAAAGCTCTAAGGTTTTTACATCATCCAACGGAATGGAATCAATATCAATGGAAACGCCATGATTTTCTTTGATTAGTTTGAGTGCATCACGAATAATCGTCAATGTTTTTAAACCCAAGAAGTCCATTTTAATTACACCGGCATCTTCAATAACTCTTCCATCGTATTGTGTGATTAACAAATTCGATTCTTTAGAAGTGGAAACAGGAATAAGATCGGTTAAATCCATCGGAGCGATGATGATTCCCGCTGCGTGAATACCGGTACCACGCACAGAGCCTTCCAGAATCAATGCTTCTTTCAAAACTTTGGCTTGCATGTCGTCACCGGCAAGAATCGCACGTAATTTTTTTACGTCTTCTAAATCTTCCTTGGTGAGTCCTTCTTTTTCTTCTAAACTTGCTTCACCTGTCATCGGTGCTCTCAACACGCGTTTCAATTCGATGCCCGGTTTATCCGGAACCATTTTCGCAAGCATGTTTGATTCTTGTAATGGTAAATCCAATACACGTGCAACGTCTTTGATACTCATCTTCGCAGCCATTGTACCATAGGTTACAATTTGTGCTACTTGATTTTTTCCATATTTATCTACCACATAATCGATTACTTTTTGGCGACCTTCATCATCAAAATCTGTATCAATATCGGGCATCGACTTACGATCCGGATTTAAGAAACGCTCAAACAGTAAATTGTATTTAATAGGATCGATGTTGGTGATACCGATGCAAAAAGCAACAGCAGAGCCGGCAGCAGAACCACGGCCCGGACCAATCAATACTCCGATATCTCTTCCTGCTTTAATGAAATCGGCAACAATTAAGAAGTAACCTGCAAATCCCATCGTTTTGATGGTAAACAATTCGAAGTTCAAACGTTCTTCTACTTCAGGTGTAATATCGATGTACCGATTTTTTGCACCCATAAAAGTGATGTGATGCAAATAATCATCTTGTGTAGCAAACCCTTCCGGGATAACATAATTCGGAAGCATAATGTCTTGCTTCAATTTGAGCGGAGTAATTTTATCGACAATGTCGTTTGTATTATCAATCGCTTCGGGCAAGTCTGTAAACAGCTGCGTCATTTCAGCAGTTGTTTTAAAATAAAACTGATCGTTATAAAAAGCAAATCGTTTTCCTTTGAAGGAGTTGGAATCATCATCACCAAAATCCTTCATGGTAGGTGTACTTTGCTTTTCTCCGGTATTGATACACAATAAAATATCGTGGGCGTTCGAATCTTGTTGATCTACATAATGCGAATCGTTGGATGCAATAATTTTCACATTGTATTTTTTCGACCAACGCACAAGCACTTCATTTACTTTGTCTTGTTCCGGAATGCCGTGTCGTTGCAATTCGATATAATAATCTTCACCAAAAATATCGAACCACCATTTGAATTCTTTTTCCGCTTCATCTTCGCCCAGCTTCATAATTGCTTTCGGAACAGAGGCGCCTAAACAGCAGGTAGTCGCGATTAATCCTTTGTGGTATTGTAAAATTAATTCTTTATCGATGCGCGGATATTTTCCATACAACCCTTCCATATAGCCCAATGAGCAAAGCTTCACCAGATTTTTATATCCTTCTGCATTCTTGGCTAAAAACAACTGATGGTATCGAACATCTTTATCTTCCTTTGTAAATTGGCGTTTGTGGCGGTTTTCCACCACATAAAATTCGCAACCAACAATGGGTTTTATTTTATTTGGATTTTCGGGAGTATTGTGTTTGCCGGCTTCCGCAACAAATTTAAAAACACCAAACATGTTTCCATGATCGGTGATTGCTAGTGCACGCATGTTGTCGTTCACTGCTTTTTTATACATTGTTGAAATATCAGCAGCACCGTCTAGCAGCGAAAATTGAGTATGTACGTGTAAATGAGAAAAATTCATTTTATTGATTCAGTCGTTAACGAGTTAATGCGTTTTTTTGAAAACGTCCACTTATTTTTTGCATCAAAATGGGATTGTAAATTTACTCATTAAAAGAGTAAATTTCAGGAGGTGTTAATAAGATTGGAAAAGAAATGAACGTTTCAAAATTTCGAGCGAATTTCAGCTTCTTTTCGTTCTTCTTTTGTTTTCCTTTTAAAGAATTGTTTCCTTTTCAGAGAAGTGCATTTGCTGCAGGTATAAAGAAATACAAACTTATTCGGCCTCACACTGCATCCTCCACATTCTTGTCGCCTCGCATTTGGAAAGGCAGCCGCACCAACGCCCAGGTGCGTTCGCAGTGAGCAAAAATAGCCATAAGAAATACGCACCAACGATTTGTGCAATGTTAGCTGATGGAGTTCGCATTTTTTTCCTTGATCACTCTTCCAGTGAATTGGAATTTTGCAGGAAGAAAAAGCAATCGCTATCGTACAAATAAAAATTCGCAACATACAGAAATGGAGCAATCTAATTTTCTTTGATAACTTTCAACACCCTTGATTCACCTTTTTTAGTTATCAAGTGAACAAAATAAATTCCATTCGCACCATCGATGGAGATGTCCATTTTGCTAGTGGATTGGTATTTTTGTGTTTGAAGAGTTTGCCCCACTATATTGTGCACTTGTACCGTAACATCTTCCACAAACCGGCCCAATTCAATGGTCACATTTCCGATGGAAGGATTTGGATAATAACGTACCTGTTCAAAAGGATTATCTTCAGAAATTCCAACATTGTTGTAGATGCAGGCGCTCGGAATTTTGGCTACATAGATATCTTTTCTGCCTTCCGCAGTAATGGCTGACGAACCAAACGTGGCTGTTAACTCATAATATCCTGTTGTATAAATATTGCAATTTTCATCGATGGCAATTCCATTTCCTCGATCTTCAATAGAGCTTCCCGCCTGAATGCCCCATTGCCATTTACCGGTGGTATCAATTGCGGCTACATAAATCTGAACACTATCAGCAACATTGATGAGTGTATCCGCTGCCCCAAAACTGGCATCTCCTTTAAACTGGCCGGTTACAAAAAGTAAATCTTGTTTATTGGCAATGATTCTATTTCCTCGATCGGAGCCATTGGTAGAGCCGGCCTTTTTAGCCCAAACCCAGCTGCCAGCAGGAGTTAGTTTTGCAACAAAGATATCTCTCCCGTTTGGTCCACCATTATTGTTCACCGTATCTGTCCCAAACACCACAATATCGCGGAGCTCACCGGTAATATACACATCCTGATGTGCATCGATGGCAACCGAATTACCGCGATCATCCAGCAATCCACCGGCAGTGCGCAACCAAAGCAGGTTTCCACTGCTATCATATTTAATCACAAAGATATCACGACCACCATTGCTCGTTCCGGTGAAAGTTCCAAAAGGTTTTACACCGCGGAAACCACCGGTTACATAAAGATTTCCGGTAGTATCAATAGCAATTCGATTATCACGTTCACCATCTGTTGCTTCAAATGTTTTTACCCATTGAAAAATTCCTGCAGGAGAAACTTTTGCAACAAAACCTAAAGAGTCGTAAGGAGTAATGGGAACATTGATGGTTCCAAAAGTACCGACACCCATTCCAGCCGAATAAGGATTACTGATAAATCCGGTTAAATACACATTTCCTAATTTATCTGTCACCACATCGTACCCATGATCATCACTGCTGCTTCCAGCACCAATTAACCATTGACAGGTTCCATTCAAATCAAATTTCCCTAAAAATATTTCATCGCCACTACCTGGGAATGTGGCTCCTGTGCAGCTTCCAAAGCCGGTATTGTACCAGCAGGTTCCGGTCACATAAACAAAATCGTTTACATTATCTACACACATTCCGAGTGCACGTTCGTCCCATCCACCCATTGCACCTCTTACCCATTGCCAGGTTCCATTGCTATCAATTTTTGCTAAAAAACCTTCTTTTCCAAAATCCAACGGAGCAGCTTGAGCACCGAAACTAACATCACCGGACGATGTTCCACTGTTATAATATCCACAAACATATTGATTGCCATATCGGTCGATGTCAATATCCAACCTTTATCGGATCCGACTCCACCGGCACTGGAAACCCAGTCCCAATTTTGAGCAAAAGAGAGCTGTGATACAAGAAAAAATGCCAGAAATGCAAGTTTAAAAACTCGATGGCTTCTAAAAGCGATAGCGTAATTTTTTGTCATGGAGTAAATGTTTAGTGTTACCTATAAATCAAATTTAACAATTAAATAACACAAAACAAAAAGCCTCCAAACTTTCGTCAGGAGGCTTAATAAGGTTTTCGTTATCAGATTAGTACGGATTAAATACCGTAGTATCTTTACGTTCCATAGGGCGGAAACTTAAAACAGGGATATCGCTTTCGTTGATGATACGTTGTGCAACCGTTCCGATGAAAAATTCTTTCATACTCAACTCTGCTTTGGTCATAATCAAAATTAAATCCGCTTCTACTTCGTGTCCATAATCCATAATCATTTGAGGAATGTCAGAACCGCGTAATGTTTTGATTGTACAACGAACATCTTGATCCTTAACGTATTTCCAAACTTGGTTCGAATAAGAGATTAATTTATTCTCTGCTTCTTCATCTGTTTGTGTTAAAATGGAGATGATGCGGATATCTGCATTGAACAACTTCGCCAATTCAATCGCTTTATTTACTTTTTCACGTGTTTCTTTGGTTAAATCCAAAGGCAATAAAATGGTTTTGCAACCGTCACGGTGAACTTTACCGCGGATGGTAATTACAGGGTGTTTTGATTCACGCACCATTTTAAATGCGTTTTTACCGATAATTTTGCTTAATGATATTTTGGAAGATAACCCAATCATTACAAACATCGGGTTTAATACGTCTGCTACTTTATTGATTTCCTCGTACACATTGCCTTTACGAATCATCGCTTCTACGGGTTGTCCGGATTTTGCTGAAGCCTCTTTTGCTAACTCATCCAATTTTTTTGCACCAAAGGAGGATTTCCTTCATCAACACTCAACAATACAATTTTAGAGTTGGTTAATCGAGCTAAATTGTAGGTTTGGCCTAAGGCAATAATGGTTTGTTCTGTGGAATCAATTGGTACTAAAATGGAATTTGCAGGTGCAGACATGGTAGATTTTATTTTTTAATTTAGTTTGCAAAAGTACACAATTTACCCGAAGAATGAAATTTTAACCTTAAAATTATGGTTTTCATCTTCGTTTTTTGATAATCAATAGAATGGAAACGAGCATCTTGCGCATAAATCAAAAAAAAATTAAACACATAGACACATCGGAAAATAGGGAGCTAAAGCTCTACATGAGAGACACATATACTCTCTGTCCAAAGCTTGCTTGGGCTATCCAAATAAGCAGACTCCAACCCTATAAAAACTATGTATCTACGTGTTAAAACCTTTTTAGAAGGTTATATTTGAAGCCGAAAAGCCAAAAAAGTGCCCAATTTGTTTGTCAATTAAAGAAAAGTGTGTACTTTCGCCTTCCCAAAAATAGGTTTGGGAAATAATTATTAATAAAACTTAAAAAAATGCCAGCAAAAATTAGATTACAAAGACATGGTAAAAAAGCTGCGGCTTATTTCCACATTGTAATTGCGGATGGTCGTGCACCTCGAGACGGAAAGTTTATTGAGAAAATTGGTACGTACAACCCAACTACAAATCCAGCAACTATTAACCTTGACAATGCAAAAGCATTAGAGTGGTTAAACAAAGGTGCTCAACCAACAGATACATGTCGTGCTATCCTTTCTTACAAAGGTGTATTGTACATGAACCACTTAATGGGTGGAATTGCAAAAGGTGCATTAACGCAAGAACAAGCAGATGCAAAATATGCAAAATGGATTGCAGAAAAAGAATCAAAAGTGATTGGTAAAGTTGACAAATTAGCAAATGCTAAGAAAGATGCTTACAAAAACCGTATGATTGCTGAAGCTGCTTCTAAAGAAGCGAAAGCAGTTAAAATCGTAGCAAAAAACACTCCTGCAGTTGAAGAAGCAGCTCCAGCTGTTGAAGCAACTCCTGAAGCAGAAACGCCTCAAGCAGAAGCATAATTTTGATTTAAAATTATTAGAAAGTCCCTTGTTTCTCGACTTCGCTCGAAATGACAAGGGGCTTTTTCGTTGATTACAATCAAAAAAAATAAACACATAGAAACATAGAAAAAGAGAAGCTAAAGCTTTTGATAGAAACACATATCATCTATGTCCGAAGCTTGCTTCGGCTATACTATAAGTAAAACTTAAGCTTTAAAAACTATGTGTCTATGTGTTAAAAATTCATACAGCATAAGTTTCATTAGAATCTGATTCACCAAATGAGCGACAAAAACACCTACCCCATCGGAAAATTCGAATACGGCAAAACCTATTCAACATCCGACACAAAAAGCAATATCGAAGCAATCGAAGCGCTTCCAGCTTTGTTGAATAGCATTTCGAAACAATTGAAACCGGAACACTTAAAGAAAAGTTACCGTGAAGGTGGATGGAATGCACAACAGATCATTCATCACATTGCTGATAGTCATTCCAATGCTTTGATTCGTGTTAAACTGGCACTAACAGAGCATAACCCTGTTATCAAACCTTACAATCAAGATGCTTGGGCATTGCTTGCAGATGTGGAAAATACGCCTATTGACGTTTCGTTAAAAATGACGGAAGCGATTCATGCGCGATGGACAGCCATTTTGAAGTCGATGACGGAAGCTGATTTCAAGAAAAAATACATTCACCCCGAATACAATAAAGAATTTCAGTTGGATGAATTTGTTGCATTATATGCTTGGCATGGCAAACACCATTGTGGACAATTAAATGTAATTTTGAATCATGAATAAAAACGATTGTTTTAATTTGGGATATATTGCCAGAAGAGTTGGTAACCACGGAGAACTAGGCTTTGTATTGGATGTAGACGATACCAACCGATATAAAAAACTGGAATCTGTTTTTATTGAACTGAACAATTCGCTTGTCCCATTTTTCATCAAAAAAATTCAAATCAAAGGAAACAATGCAACCGTTTCGTTGGAAGGAATTGAGTCCATTGAACGTGCTGAAGAATTATTAAAAAAATCATTGTACTTACCATTAAGTGCCTTGCCTCCATTAAAAGGAAAAAAGTTTTATATCCATGAATTGGCCGGATATACTGCCATAGATAAAACTTTCGGAGAAATTGGAATCATTACGGAGGTTTTGGATTTTCCACATCAAACCATTTTACAAATCCGTCATGGAGAAAACGATATCTTAATTCCTGCCAAGGAAGAGTTTATCATCTCCATTCATCGCGATACAAAAAGGATTGAACTGGATGCTCCGGAAGGATTAATCGACATTTATATTTCCCAAAAAGAGGTGAACGAGTCGGAAAAAGAGACAGACGAAGGAAGTGATGTATGATGTATAATGGAGAAGGGAAGATGTAGAGTAGCTGAAATAACATATCAATATTTACCATTTGCCATCACACATTTTCCATTATCCATTTACCATTCTACATTTTCCATACCTAATCTATTGTTTTTCCGAAAAATAGTTTAACTTTATATATAGTAATAGTAAACGTTGAGTTCATCAAAGTGTTTTCTACTCCTTTATGTCGAATCAAACATTCGCTTTTAAACAGTTCAAAATAGTACAAGACAAGTGTGCTATGAAAGTAGGCACAGATGCTGTTTTATTAGGCTCCTGGGTAAATGCTTCCAACGCAAAAACCATTTTAGATATTGGCACAGGAACGGGCATCATTGCCTTGATGCTGGCACAAAAATCGTCTGCACGTATTGATGC is part of the Bacteroidota bacterium genome and encodes:
- a CDS encoding GIY-YIG nuclease family protein, whose translation is MNLNNAYVYILSNKNRTVLYIGITNDLERRMAEHKSGTGSAFTKKYNISELLYYEVFDKIIDAIKREKQLKEWKREWKFELIKTMNSELLDLAVDWSFEITEK
- a CDS encoding 30S ribosomal protein S16, which produces MPAKIRLQRHGKKAAAYFHIVIADGRAPRDGKFIEKIGTYNPTTNPATINLDNAKALEWLNKGAQPTDTCRAILSYKGVLYMNHLMGGIAKGALTQEQADAKYAKWIAEKESKVIGKVDKLANAKKDAYKNRMIAEAASKEAKAVKIVAKNTPAVEEAAPAVEATPEAETPQAEA
- the rimM gene encoding 16S rRNA processing protein RimM encodes the protein MNKNDCFNLGYIARRVGNHGELGFVLDVDDTNRYKKLESVFIELNNSLVPFFIKKIQIKGNNATVSLEGIESIERAEELLKKSLYLPLSALPPLKGKKFYIHELAGYTAIDKTFGEIGIITEVLDFPHQTILQIRHGENDILIPAKEEFIISIHRDTKRIELDAPEGLIDIYISQKEVNESEKETDEGSDV
- a CDS encoding putative metal-dependent hydrolase — translated: MSDKNTYPIGKFEYGKTYSTSDTKSNIEAIEALPALLNSISKQLKPEHLKKSYREGGWNAQQIIHHIADSHSNALIRVKLALTEHNPVIKPYNQDAWALLADVENTPIDVSLKMTEAIHARWTAILKSMTEADFKKKYIHPEYNKEFQLDEFVALYAWHGKHHCGQLNVILNHE
- the dnaE gene encoding DNA polymerase III subunit alpha: MNFSHLHVHTQFSLLDGAADISTMYKKAVNDNMRALAITDHGNMFGVFKFVAEAGKHNTPENPNKIKPIVGCEFYVVENRHKRQFTKEDKDVRYHQLFLAKNAEGYKNLVKLCSLGYMEGLYGKYPRIDKELILQYHKGLIATTCCLGASVPKAIMKLGEDEAEKEFKWWFDIFGEDYYIELQRHGIPEQDKVNEVLVRWSKKYNVKIIASNDSHYVDQQDSNAHDILLCINTGEKQSTPTMKDFGDDDSNSFKGKRFAFYNDQFYFKTTAEMTQLFTDLPEAIDNTNDIVDKITPLKLKQDIMLPNYVIPEGFATQDDYLHHITFMGAKNRYIDITPEVEERLNFELFTIKTMGFAGYFLIVADFIKAGRDIGVLIGPGRGSAAGSAVAFCIGITNIDPIKYNLLFERFLNPDRKSMPDIDTDFDDEGRQKVIDYVVDKYGKNQVAQIVTYGTMAAKMSIKDVARVLDLPLQESNMLAKMVPDKPGIELKRVLRAPMTGEASLEEKEGLTKEDLEDVKKLRAILAGDDMQAKVLKEALILEGSVRGTGIHAAGIIIAPMDLTDLIPVSTSKESNLLITQYDGRVIEDAGVIKMDFLGLKTLTIIRDALKLIKENHGVSIDIDSIPLDDVKTLELYQRGDTNGTFQFESAGMQKHLINLKPDKFADLIAMNALYRPGPIEYIPNFIARKHGRETISYDLPEMEEYLADTYGITVYQEQVMLLSQKLAGFSKGDADVLRKAMGKKDIYTLNKMKSKFMDGATEKGLPADKLEKIWVDWEKFAQYAFNKSHSTCYALVAFQTAYLKAHYPGEYMSSVLTHNLSNIDKITFFMDECRRMGVPVLGPDVNESAYAFAVNKSGQIRFGMGAVKGVGEAAVISIVEERNANGPYKSVFDFVRRINLRAANKKTFESLANAGGLDSFGIHRATYFHVEGNDNGNFLEKVIRYGSSHQDGENSAQVSLFGEDSAIDMPEPKIPVCEAWSNLEQLKNEKDVVGFFISGHPLDTYKLEMDNFCPHTLADIKKIEENKNKELTLGGIVTNVHNGVTKTGNPWGKITIEDYNESAEMAFFGEDYVKFKQYMVNGLFLYVKGKISERFRNSGNFEYKVSNIQLLSELRDKMARSLTVNVSLKELNEEFMNKINEIIAKNSVVENRNCTLQFRVFDTEENIAVVMPAKKIKVNPNNDLLDLLKENGLEYKLN
- a CDS encoding universal stress protein — encoded protein: MDELAKEASAKSGQPVEAMIRKGNVYEEINKVADVLNPMFVMIGLSSKISLSKIIGKNAFKMVRESKHPVITIRGKVHRDGCKTILLPLDLTKETREKVNKAIELAKLFNADIRIISILTQTDEEAENKLISYSNQVWKYVKDQDVRCTIKTLRGSDIPQMIMDYGHEVEADLILIMTKAELSMKEFFIGTVAQRIINESDIPVLSFRPMERKDTTVFNPY
- a CDS encoding T9SS type A sorting domain-containing protein, with product MDIDIDRYGNQYVCGYYNSGTSSGDVSFGAQAAPLDFGKEGFLAKIDSNGTWQWVRGAMGGWDERALGMCVDNVNDFVYVTGTCWYNTGFGSCTGATFPGSGDEIFLGKFDLNGTCQWLIGAGSSSDDHGYDVVTDKLGNVYLTGFISNPYSAGMGVGTFGTINVPITPYDSLGFVAKVSPAGIFQWVKTFEATDGERDNRIAIDTTGNLYVTGGFRGVKPFGTFTGTSNGGRDIFVIKYDSSGNLLWLRTAGGLLDDRGNSVAIDAHQDVYITGELRDIVVFGTDTVNNNGGPNGRDIFVAKLTPAGSWVWAKKAGSTNGSDRGNRIIANKQDLLFVTGQFKGDASFGAADTLINVADSVQIYVAAIDTTGKWQWGIQAGSSIEDRGNGIAIDENCNIYTTGYYELTATFGSSAITAEGRKDIYVAKIPSACIYNNVGISEDNPFEQVRYYPNPSIGNVTIELGRFVEDVTVQVHNIVGQTLQTQKYQSTSKMDISIDGANGIYFVHLITKKGESRVLKVIKEN